Proteins from a single region of Chryseobacterium sp. T16E-39:
- a CDS encoding choice-of-anchor I family protein, giving the protein MTNNYLLRGFLPIAVLFQGSIFGQSLIHYWNFNNNVSETSITTPTSSLINGSSLIAIAGGTSIIDFAGGTGQNFNVDNLNTRNNDPAGTHLRFNNPIGGALQFSLPTTGYNNVVVKFTTRRSGSGAGTQTWSYSLDGSTFTSYQTVSPQDGNPQLITFDFSAIAGVSNNPNFKLKVEFSTGAGGNVGNNRFDNFTVDATATTGTDTTPPSVAYLPANNTNNASTTLNPTISFNENVRLIDNSTITDTNAQNLVELRLGSASGTLIPFTTTFSNNKITVTPTAGLIPNQTYYLALKPNTVEDFSDNAVTATTSTIFTTAGTSISLDKNFIKVNENAGSLSFKINVNNPSNSTVNLVVKPAPFSTANSNDFTLSNQTINITPSTTSYTVNIPIIDDTLEEQQAEYFVLSLENPVGTTITGDNSATIYIVDNDKAAPVPSNQIQLNYIGSFDPSGNNNSSTEIVVHDPSSQKLFTISSVTDVFDIIDFSNPSTPVVTKTVNMAPYGGITSIAVKNGILAVSSPNANPQLNGSVIFFDINGNFLKQLTVGALPDMITFTPDGTKVITANEGEPNDAYTVDPEGSISIIDISGGVSNVTQANVTTLNFTNFNNQEAALFATGLRKVKTTSTLAQDLEPEYVTVSSDSQKAWVTLQENNAIAEVNLATKTITSIWGLGKKDMSIPGNGFDASDNNGEILIANWPVKTFYTPDAVQNYKAGGINYIVTANEGDEKDLSGFSERTTVGANGYALDATIFPNSSILKASHNLGRFRVTSVNGNTDGDTEYEEINAMGARSFSIFNADTKQMVYDSGDKFERYIAANHPLIFNADNEANGAKNRSRAKGPEPEGVALGNINGQTFAFITLERTGGVMVYNITDPNNVTFTDYKNSRSTSAYGGDNGPEGIIYIAPQNTTTGKGYVVIANEISGTLAMYEVTQSPTLGTGEVKTEKATFNIFPNPVAKGNTLYFNRAQDYELYDMSGKLIGKEKNALTIDTSRLTTGVYLVKTAEGMIKRLIVK; this is encoded by the coding sequence ATGACTAATAACTATCTTTTAAGAGGTTTCCTACCTATTGCTGTTTTGTTTCAGGGCAGCATTTTCGGACAGTCGTTGATCCACTATTGGAATTTTAACAACAATGTGTCAGAAACTTCTATTACCACCCCAACGTCTTCTTTAATCAACGGTTCTTCACTTATCGCAATTGCCGGAGGTACAAGTATCATTGATTTCGCTGGAGGAACCGGACAAAACTTCAATGTTGATAATTTAAATACCCGAAATAATGATCCGGCAGGAACTCACTTAAGATTTAATAATCCTATTGGAGGAGCTCTTCAATTTTCATTGCCCACAACAGGATATAATAATGTGGTTGTAAAGTTCACAACAAGAAGATCGGGCTCCGGAGCAGGGACACAGACCTGGTCTTATTCACTTGACGGTAGTACTTTTACCTCTTATCAAACGGTAAGTCCTCAGGATGGAAATCCTCAGTTAATCACTTTTGATTTTTCAGCGATTGCAGGAGTTTCCAATAATCCGAATTTTAAGCTAAAGGTTGAGTTTTCTACTGGTGCAGGAGGAAATGTAGGTAACAATCGTTTTGATAATTTCACAGTAGATGCCACAGCAACAACTGGTACTGATACTACTCCACCATCGGTAGCATACCTTCCAGCCAACAATACAAACAATGCTTCTACAACATTAAATCCCACTATTTCTTTTAACGAAAATGTGAGATTGATTGACAATTCTACTATTACTGATACAAATGCCCAGAACCTGGTTGAACTTCGTTTGGGAAGTGCTTCGGGAACATTAATCCCTTTTACTACGACTTTTAGCAATAATAAGATCACTGTAACTCCAACTGCGGGTTTAATTCCTAACCAAACCTATTATTTAGCTTTAAAACCTAATACAGTTGAAGATTTTAGCGATAATGCTGTTACCGCTACAACATCAACTATTTTTACAACCGCAGGTACGAGTATTTCATTAGATAAAAATTTCATCAAAGTAAATGAAAATGCAGGTAGCTTAAGCTTTAAAATTAATGTTAATAATCCATCCAATTCAACGGTCAATCTTGTTGTAAAACCTGCACCTTTCAGTACAGCTAACAGTAATGATTTTACGCTTAGCAATCAAACGATCAATATCACACCATCTACGACCAGCTATACCGTCAATATTCCGATTATTGATGATACCCTAGAAGAGCAGCAGGCAGAATATTTTGTGCTAAGCCTTGAAAATCCGGTCGGCACAACCATCACAGGGGATAATTCGGCAACAATATATATTGTGGATAATGACAAAGCCGCACCGGTTCCTTCCAACCAGATTCAGTTGAATTATATCGGAAGCTTCGATCCGTCAGGTAATAACAACAGTTCAACAGAAATTGTTGTTCATGACCCTTCAAGCCAAAAATTATTTACCATCAGTTCTGTGACCGATGTTTTTGATATTATTGATTTTAGTAATCCATCCACTCCAGTGGTCACTAAAACAGTAAATATGGCTCCCTACGGAGGAATTACAAGCATTGCCGTAAAAAACGGAATTTTAGCCGTTTCTTCTCCTAATGCCAATCCTCAGCTAAATGGTTCGGTGATATTTTTTGATATCAATGGAAATTTCCTTAAACAACTAACTGTAGGGGCTTTACCTGACATGATCACATTCACTCCTGATGGAACAAAAGTGATCACTGCCAATGAAGGAGAACCGAACGATGCGTATACTGTAGATCCTGAAGGTTCAATTAGCATTATCGATATTTCGGGTGGTGTAAGCAATGTGACTCAGGCTAATGTTACAACTCTTAATTTCACCAATTTTAACAATCAGGAAGCAGCCCTTTTTGCAACCGGATTGAGAAAAGTAAAGACTACAAGTACGCTCGCTCAGGATTTAGAACCTGAATATGTTACTGTAAGTTCAGACAGTCAAAAAGCCTGGGTTACTCTTCAGGAAAATAACGCGATTGCTGAAGTAAACCTGGCAACAAAAACAATAACAAGTATCTGGGGCTTAGGTAAAAAAGACATGAGCATTCCTGGAAACGGGTTTGATGCTTCAGATAATAATGGTGAGATTTTAATTGCCAACTGGCCGGTAAAAACATTTTATACTCCGGATGCGGTACAAAACTATAAAGCTGGCGGTATCAATTATATCGTAACGGCTAATGAAGGAGATGAAAAAGATCTTTCAGGCTTTAGTGAAAGAACCACTGTAGGAGCAAACGGTTATGCTTTAGATGCAACAATTTTCCCAAATTCCTCGATATTAAAAGCTTCCCACAATTTAGGAAGATTCAGGGTAACGAGTGTAAATGGAAATACAGATGGTGACACTGAATACGAAGAAATCAATGCAATGGGAGCCCGTTCTTTCTCTATTTTTAATGCGGATACAAAACAAATGGTATATGATAGTGGTGATAAGTTCGAAAGATATATTGCTGCTAACCATCCGTTAATCTTCAATGCAGATAACGAAGCGAATGGAGCTAAAAACAGAAGCCGTGCAAAAGGCCCGGAACCTGAAGGTGTAGCACTGGGAAATATCAACGGACAAACTTTTGCTTTTATCACTTTGGAAAGAACTGGTGGTGTTATGGTTTATAATATTACAGATCCTAATAACGTAACATTTACCGATTATAAGAATTCCCGTTCAACTTCTGCTTACGGAGGAGATAATGGACCGGAAGGCATTATTTATATCGCTCCTCAAAATACAACAACAGGAAAAGGATATGTTGTAATCGCCAATGAGATTAGCGGAACTCTGGCCATGTATGAGGTTACACAATCACCAACATTAGGAACAGGTGAAGTGAAAACTGAAAAAGCGACCTTCAATATCTTCCCGAATCCGGTTGCAAAAGGAAATACATTATATTTCAACAGAGCACAGGATTATGAGCTGTATGATATGTCCGGAAAACTGATTGGAAAAGAGAAAAATGCTTTGACTATAGATACTTCCAGACTTACTACAGGAGTTTACCTGGTAAAAACAGCTGAAGGTATGATCAAAAGACTAATCGTAAAATAG
- a CDS encoding response regulator transcription factor codes for MKKILIADGHYIVRTGTALLLESKLQYSCEIDFAESYIETKEKVLEKQYDLVILDIDMPDSVFKAMVKELKGKQEDLKIIIFSTYDESVGIQYIEEGAEGFLNKGASESEILKGVTAIFEEGYYYPSKMVNKLLSHSKDSRTVEKLSKREFQIFKLLAEGNGNIEIANILDLKMSTISTYKKKIFDKLKVKNIVDLVRIYDDMH; via the coding sequence ATGAAAAAAATACTCATTGCGGATGGCCATTATATTGTGAGAACGGGTACTGCGCTGCTGTTGGAATCGAAACTTCAATATTCCTGCGAGATAGATTTTGCCGAAAGCTATATTGAGACCAAAGAAAAAGTTTTAGAAAAGCAATATGATTTGGTAATCCTTGATATTGATATGCCTGACAGTGTTTTTAAGGCGATGGTAAAAGAGCTGAAAGGGAAGCAGGAAGATCTTAAAATCATTATATTTTCTACGTATGATGAAAGTGTGGGAATTCAGTATATTGAGGAAGGAGCTGAAGGATTTCTTAATAAAGGGGCATCAGAATCTGAAATACTGAAAGGGGTTACTGCCATATTTGAAGAAGGTTATTACTATCCCTCAAAGATGGTTAACAAGTTGCTTTCCCATTCTAAAGATAGCCGTACCGTAGAAAAGCTTTCGAAAAGAGAGTTCCAGATATTTAAACTTTTAGCAGAAGGAAATGGGAATATAGAAATTGCTAATATCCTTGATCTTAAAATGTCAACGATAAGCACCTATAAAAAGAAGATTTTCGACAAACTCAAAGTTAAGAATATAGTGGATCTCGTTCGGATTTACGATGACATGCATTAA
- a CDS encoding flotillin family protein, translating to MEIPGTLILTVVIVVVLFVTFLALISRYKRCPSDKILVIYGKTGGSSAKCIHGGGAFVWPVIQDYAYLDLKPISIEANLTNALSRQNIRVDVPCRFTIAISTEPDSMGNAAERLLGLSPEQIQELSKDILFGQLRLVIATMTIEEINSDRDKFLDNISKNVDTELKKIGLKLINVNVTDIRDESGYIEALGKEAAAKAINEAIISVAEQTKIGETGKAIADREKDTQIAETQRDRDVKIAITQKDREVSIAAAGKDEAIGKAEAAKEARIATSLANSIAVKGENEAKITIANSDAERREREAEALRIATAAEKVQAARSLEESYVAEQKAEAARAERERSTQQANIVVPAEISKQKMIIDAQAEAEKIRLQAKGEADAIFAKMEAEAKGLYEILTKQAEGYDQVIKAAGGDANSAFQLLLLEKLPELVKTQVEAVKNIKIDKVTVWDSGNGKDGTNSTANFVSGMMKTVPPLNDLFNMAGLNLPDYLKGKPEEVQKEIVKIIEKKEKKNFDDMTLENQAPKDDIPKE from the coding sequence ATGGAAATTCCCGGAACTCTTATTCTAACCGTTGTAATAGTAGTTGTACTATTTGTTACATTTCTGGCACTTATCTCACGATACAAAAGGTGTCCTTCAGATAAAATTTTAGTCATTTATGGTAAAACCGGAGGAAGCTCTGCAAAGTGTATCCATGGCGGGGGAGCTTTTGTATGGCCTGTTATTCAGGATTACGCTTATCTGGATCTGAAACCTATTTCTATCGAAGCCAATCTTACCAATGCACTTTCACGTCAGAATATTCGTGTCGATGTTCCATGTCGTTTTACAATTGCAATCTCTACAGAACCGGATTCAATGGGAAATGCAGCAGAACGTTTATTGGGGCTGTCTCCGGAACAAATTCAGGAGCTTTCCAAAGATATTTTATTCGGTCAGCTTCGTTTGGTGATTGCAACGATGACGATTGAAGAAATTAATTCCGACAGAGATAAATTCTTAGATAACATTTCTAAAAACGTTGATACGGAATTAAAGAAAATCGGTCTTAAGCTTATTAACGTAAACGTTACGGATATCAGAGATGAATCCGGATATATTGAAGCTTTAGGTAAAGAGGCAGCTGCTAAAGCCATTAATGAGGCGATCATCAGTGTAGCAGAACAGACGAAAATCGGTGAAACAGGGAAGGCGATTGCGGATCGTGAAAAAGATACCCAAATTGCTGAAACACAAAGAGATCGTGATGTTAAAATAGCGATTACGCAGAAAGACAGAGAGGTAAGTATCGCTGCAGCTGGAAAAGATGAGGCTATTGGTAAAGCTGAAGCGGCAAAAGAAGCCCGTATTGCTACATCTTTAGCTAACTCCATAGCTGTAAAAGGAGAGAATGAAGCAAAAATTACCATTGCAAACTCTGATGCGGAAAGAAGAGAAAGAGAAGCTGAAGCATTGAGAATAGCTACTGCTGCGGAAAAAGTACAGGCGGCAAGATCCTTAGAAGAATCTTATGTTGCAGAACAGAAAGCCGAAGCTGCAAGAGCGGAGAGAGAACGTTCGACACAACAGGCAAATATTGTGGTTCCTGCAGAAATTTCTAAACAGAAAATGATCATTGATGCACAAGCTGAAGCTGAAAAAATAAGACTCCAGGCAAAAGGGGAGGCTGATGCTATATTTGCAAAAATGGAGGCGGAAGCGAAAGGTCTTTATGAGATCCTTACAAAACAGGCCGAAGGTTATGATCAGGTAATAAAAGCAGCAGGAGGGGATGCGAATAGTGCTTTTCAATTACTATTGCTTGAAAAACTTCCTGAATTGGTTAAGACCCAGGTGGAAGCGGTTAAGAATATTAAAATTGATAAGGTTACCGTTTGGGATAGTGGAAATGGTAAAGATGGAACTAATTCTACTGCTAATTTTGTTTCCGGAATGATGAAAACAGTTCCGCCATTGAATGATCTTTTTAATATGGCCGGACTCAATTTACCGGATTATTTAAAAGGAAAACCTGAGGAGGTTCAAAAGGAGATTGTTAAGATCATTGAGAAAAAAGAAAAAAAGAATTTTGATGATATGACCTTAGAAAATCAAGCTCCAAAAGATGATATTCCAAAGGAATAA
- a CDS encoding serine protease, with product MFGFLENLEPLNQGFWYIALGASLIFLIQTILTFIGSDHTGAIHTDFSGDSSHGDSPFQLFSFRNLVNFLLGFGWGGVAFYDSIGSKVLLFFVAILIGTGFLFLFFILILQILKLTEDNTFKLENLIGKTGEVYLTIPAKMSGMGKILISVNGTNHELQAMTEAEESIPSSHSVRVIYIYDKILVVSKV from the coding sequence ATGTTTGGATTTTTAGAAAATTTAGAACCCCTTAATCAAGGCTTTTGGTATATTGCTTTGGGTGCCAGTTTAATATTTTTAATTCAGACAATTCTTACTTTTATAGGAAGTGATCACACCGGAGCTATTCACACTGATTTTAGTGGCGATTCAAGCCATGGGGATAGCCCTTTTCAGCTATTCTCTTTTAGGAACTTAGTTAATTTTCTTTTAGGATTCGGTTGGGGAGGAGTTGCATTCTATGACTCTATAGGAAGTAAGGTTCTTCTTTTCTTTGTAGCAATTCTCATCGGAACAGGATTTCTGTTTTTGTTCTTTATTCTTATACTTCAAATTTTAAAATTAACAGAAGACAACACTTTTAAACTGGAGAATCTTATCGGTAAAACGGGAGAGGTATACCTAACGATTCCAGCTAAAATGAGTGGAATGGGAAAGATCCTGATCTCTGTAAATGGAACCAATCATGAACTTCAGGCTATGACAGAAGCTGAAGAAAGTATTCCATCGAGTCATTCAGTAAGAGTGATATACATCTACGATAAAATTCTTGTCGTTTCAAAAGTCTAA
- a CDS encoding NifU family protein, translated as METNVAHEDTVTRVMEALESIRPFLNKDGGDIELIDVKDNMVYVKLLGNCSGCSLNFSTLKLGVENTIKQHAPEIQKVISVE; from the coding sequence ATGGAAACAAACGTAGCACACGAAGATACTGTAACGAGAGTAATGGAAGCTTTAGAAAGTATTCGTCCGTTTTTAAATAAAGACGGAGGAGATATAGAGCTTATTGATGTGAAAGATAATATGGTTTATGTCAAACTTTTGGGAAACTGTTCCGGATGTTCTTTGAATTTCTCAACGCTGAAATTAGGCGTAGAAAATACAATCAAGCAACATGCTCCGGAAATCCAAAAAGTAATAAGCGTAGAGTAA
- a CDS encoding Mrp/NBP35 family ATP-binding protein → MLTKEKVQDFLKEIEVDDLVSNLQIVGNDVYIDMTAHSPAMHEKKKLEAAMKQAFASEFGEEVHLKLKIVSPEPSEIQQSQIKGKQISGIQNIIAIASGKGGVGKSTVSANMAVTLAKMGFKVGLLDADIYGPSVPTMFDTEGQKPISVEVNGKNLMKPVENYGVKMLSIGYFSGANQAVVWRGPMASKALNQMIRDADWGELDFLLIDLPPGTGDIHLSIIQEVPVTGAVIVSTPQHVALADVRKGIAMFQMESINIPVLGLIENMAYFTPEELPDNKYYIFGNQGAQYLADDLGIPVLGEIPLIQSIREAGDVGRPAALQENSKIADIYTETARKMVESLVERNKSLPPTEAVKITTMAGCSPKAKK, encoded by the coding sequence ATGTTGACGAAAGAAAAGGTTCAAGATTTCCTTAAAGAAATAGAAGTAGATGATTTAGTAAGTAATCTTCAGATTGTAGGGAATGACGTATATATAGACATGACAGCTCATTCACCGGCTATGCATGAAAAGAAAAAATTAGAAGCTGCGATGAAGCAGGCTTTTGCCAGTGAGTTCGGAGAAGAAGTTCATTTAAAACTTAAAATTGTTTCTCCTGAGCCTAGTGAAATTCAGCAAAGCCAGATCAAAGGAAAACAAATTTCAGGAATTCAAAATATTATAGCGATTGCTTCCGGAAAAGGAGGGGTTGGTAAATCTACTGTTTCAGCAAATATGGCCGTTACTTTAGCTAAAATGGGATTTAAAGTTGGTTTATTAGATGCTGATATTTATGGACCATCTGTTCCTACCATGTTTGATACTGAAGGACAGAAGCCTATTTCTGTAGAAGTAAATGGGAAGAATCTGATGAAGCCTGTAGAGAATTATGGAGTGAAAATGCTTTCAATAGGCTATTTCTCTGGAGCTAATCAAGCAGTAGTTTGGAGAGGTCCAATGGCTTCAAAAGCATTGAATCAGATGATCAGAGATGCTGATTGGGGAGAATTAGACTTCTTATTGATTGATTTACCTCCGGGAACAGGAGATATCCACTTGTCAATTATTCAGGAAGTACCGGTAACGGGAGCTGTTATCGTAAGTACACCTCAGCATGTTGCTTTAGCAGATGTAAGAAAAGGTATTGCAATGTTCCAGATGGAAAGTATCAATATTCCGGTTCTTGGATTAATCGAAAATATGGCGTATTTTACACCGGAAGAATTACCTGATAATAAATATTATATCTTTGGGAACCAGGGAGCACAATATTTAGCTGATGATCTGGGAATTCCTGTACTGGGAGAGATTCCGTTGATCCAGAGTATCAGAGAAGCAGGAGATGTTGGAAGACCTGCAGCATTACAGGAAAATTCTAAAATTGCAGATATTTATACTGAGACGGCACGTAAAATGGTAGAAAGTCTTGTAGAAAGAAATAAAAGCCTTCCACCTACCGAAGCTGTAAAAATTACAACAATGGCCGGATGCTCACCAAAGGCAAAAAAATAA
- a CDS encoding TonB-dependent receptor domain-containing protein — MNKTLATILLLFPILGFSQMITGTVRQNGQSGAYVEIVAVKDKTRQIAISDEKGKYILKLSEKGKYNMKLIQDSIEVFNKDFNITGDLKQDFEIDRKQEKQLEGVTLTGRKRMIERKSDRLIFNITNSIASQGMDATEALSATPLIKVDENSGISIVGKSGVAIMINERMLNLSGTELMNYLKSLRSENIEKIEVITSPPAKYEAQGNSGLINIVLKKNQNLGWNGSITSTLVQTTYTGGTNNATISYQNEKLRSSLKLRHYDTEKHSYENYKIIGSDGLISSDNRRDFNDGLGANLSMDYHLSSKSALGFIYDYGFGHSNMNVQNSSDYFQNGNFTNNLSTYAEHRLESKQQTISAYYDLKFGKLNHKLSITGNYFSNTPNSTIDFNTVSNSGESFTVRTPSTLDYKIYSGQADLTLPYQFSKIETGVKFTNFDNDSGIEYKNLINGNYITDPEKSNVFNYNEKNYAAYFSMEKEFNEKWSAKAGLRYEYSTIDGLSVTSGKSSNNSYGKFFPTTYVTYKPDENNTFSINYSKRINRPGFRAINPYRWYININSYYTGNPLLQPSINHNFELSHVYKGKLSTSVYLQRRLNAFDQLVTLQGENRLSTFENFYNQNSAGVTINYSDTFFKFWETNCSVDIYYMKTKVFASDAASRKGNGYNLSMQNNFSLNKAKTVQFFLNYWSRLPSNFGNIYSYYVGDITSGFKLNLMDKALQINVYVSDIFKQAKSKGEIYYTNSDHFYNNYYDARRLSLSVTYNFGNKKVKGTARDVKFDEKNRAN, encoded by the coding sequence ATGAACAAAACTTTAGCTACAATACTACTTTTATTTCCCATTCTTGGCTTTTCTCAAATGATTACAGGAACTGTCAGACAAAACGGACAAAGTGGAGCTTATGTTGAAATTGTAGCAGTTAAAGATAAAACAAGGCAAATAGCTATTTCTGATGAAAAAGGTAAGTATATTCTAAAGCTTTCAGAAAAAGGGAAATACAATATGAAACTTATACAGGATAGTATTGAAGTTTTTAATAAAGATTTTAATATTACTGGTGATCTAAAGCAGGATTTTGAAATTGACAGGAAGCAGGAGAAGCAACTGGAAGGGGTAACTCTTACCGGAAGAAAAAGAATGATTGAAAGAAAGTCTGACCGTCTCATATTTAATATTACCAATTCAATAGCCTCCCAGGGGATGGATGCTACAGAAGCTTTAAGTGCAACTCCTCTCATAAAAGTAGATGAAAACTCAGGGATCTCCATTGTAGGGAAAAGTGGGGTAGCAATTATGATCAATGAACGAATGCTCAATCTCTCAGGAACTGAACTTATGAATTATCTGAAAAGTCTGAGATCAGAAAATATTGAAAAAATTGAAGTGATTACTTCTCCGCCAGCAAAATATGAAGCACAGGGAAACAGTGGTCTTATTAATATTGTTTTAAAGAAGAATCAAAATCTGGGATGGAATGGAAGTATTACCTCAACACTTGTCCAAACTACCTATACTGGAGGTACAAACAATGCTACGATCAGTTATCAGAATGAAAAATTGCGATCATCATTAAAATTAAGGCATTACGATACAGAAAAACATTCGTATGAAAATTACAAAATCATCGGTTCTGATGGATTGATAAGTTCCGATAACCGAAGAGATTTTAATGATGGTTTGGGGGCTAACCTCAGCATGGATTACCATTTAAGTTCAAAGTCAGCGTTAGGATTTATTTATGATTACGGCTTTGGGCATTCAAACATGAATGTGCAAAATAGCTCAGATTATTTTCAAAATGGGAACTTTACTAATAATTTATCGACATATGCAGAGCATCGTTTAGAAAGTAAGCAGCAAACTATAAGTGCCTATTATGATCTTAAATTTGGAAAATTAAACCATAAGCTTAGTATTACTGGAAATTACTTTTCTAATACACCTAATAGTACTATCGATTTTAATACTGTGAGTAATTCGGGAGAAAGCTTTACGGTAAGGACTCCTTCCACACTTGATTATAAAATTTATTCCGGACAGGCTGATCTTACTTTACCTTATCAATTTTCAAAAATAGAAACAGGGGTAAAATTTACCAATTTTGATAATGATTCGGGGATAGAATACAAAAATCTGATTAACGGAAACTACATAACAGATCCTGAGAAGAGCAATGTTTTTAACTATAATGAGAAGAATTATGCAGCATACTTCAGTATGGAAAAAGAATTTAATGAAAAATGGTCAGCGAAAGCAGGACTTCGTTATGAGTATTCTACAATAGATGGTCTCTCAGTGACATCAGGGAAAAGTTCTAATAACTCTTATGGTAAATTCTTTCCCACAACCTATGTGACTTATAAGCCTGATGAAAATAATACATTCAGTATCAATTATTCAAAACGGATCAACAGGCCGGGATTTCGTGCAATCAATCCTTACCGCTGGTATATTAATATCAACTCATATTATACAGGAAATCCTTTACTACAACCATCTATTAATCATAATTTTGAATTATCACATGTTTATAAAGGAAAGTTATCTACTTCTGTTTATTTACAAAGAAGGCTTAATGCATTCGATCAATTGGTGACGTTGCAAGGCGAAAACAGATTGAGCACATTTGAAAATTTTTATAATCAAAATAGTGCAGGTGTGACTATAAATTATTCAGATACATTCTTTAAATTTTGGGAAACCAATTGCTCCGTTGATATTTATTACATGAAAACTAAGGTTTTTGCTTCAGATGCAGCGTCTAGAAAAGGAAATGGATATAATCTTTCTATGCAGAATAATTTCTCACTGAATAAAGCCAAGACAGTACAATTCTTTCTCAATTACTGGTCACGATTACCTTCAAATTTTGGAAATATATATTCTTATTATGTTGGAGATATCACTTCTGGATTTAAATTAAATCTTATGGATAAAGCCCTTCAAATCAACGTGTACGTTTCGGACATCTTTAAGCAGGCCAAAAGCAAAGGTGAAATTTATTATACCAATTCCGACCATTTTTATAATAATTACTATGATGCAAGAAGGTTATCCTTATCAGTTACTTATAACTTTGGAAATAAAAAAGTAAAAGGAACAGCGCGGGATGTTAAATTTGATGAGAAAAACAGAGCTAATTGA
- a CDS encoding discoidin domain-containing protein — translation MTLDDHDKNVRKTFTPYKGPFIINKTTQVSAYSERKGIKSSVTTANFNRRPNHWDITLNSTVNPQYTAGGKLALIDGINGDINWRKGEWQGYQGQTFEAIIDFKSPQPLTKLSSTYLQDSRAWILMPQKVEYYASMNGKDFILLKTVDNTVDPKDEKVQIKDFETDLLPTETRYIKVKAYQFGKLPEWHQGAGGDSYIFIDEISVK, via the coding sequence ATGACTTTGGATGATCATGATAAAAATGTAAGAAAGACTTTTACCCCCTATAAAGGTCCCTTTATCATCAATAAGACCACACAGGTTTCTGCCTATTCAGAAAGAAAAGGAATAAAAAGCTCGGTTACTACAGCCAATTTTAACAGAAGGCCTAATCATTGGGATATTACGTTGAATTCAACGGTAAATCCCCAATATACAGCAGGTGGAAAATTAGCTCTTATTGATGGAATTAACGGAGATATAAACTGGAGAAAGGGAGAATGGCAGGGGTACCAGGGGCAGACTTTTGAAGCAATTATTGATTTTAAGTCCCCTCAGCCACTCACCAAATTATCTTCAACCTACCTTCAGGATAGCAGGGCATGGATCCTTATGCCTCAAAAGGTAGAATACTATGCATCTATGAATGGTAAGGACTTTATTCTGCTGAAAACGGTTGACAATACTGTTGATCCAAAAGATGAAAAGGTTCAGATCAAAGATTTTGAAACAGATCTACTACCTACGGAAACTCGCTACATCAAAGTAAAAGCATATCAGTTTGGAAAACTTCCGGAATGGCATCAGGGAGCCGGTGGAGATTCTTATATTTTTATAGATGAGATTTCCGTAAAGTAA
- a CDS encoding phytanoyl-CoA dioxygenase family protein, with amino-acid sequence MKTGDLENHKNEVLEKGFTVINTVFSEKEIESIIHTIENMDTSKDTFRKSGDLFAIRQFLKEAPESTEFIFIDHIKKIIKDIFGEKYFIVKSIYFDKPEKSNWYVAYHQDLTISVDKKIDVPDFGPWTTKQNQFAVQPPLDVLENIYTLRIHLDDTDEENGALKVVPTSHAKGIYRPETIDWTIEKEEICKVEKGGIMIMKPLLLHGSNRTTNGKKRRVIHIEFSDRELPEELQWSERMHLS; translated from the coding sequence ATGAAAACAGGCGACTTAGAGAACCATAAAAATGAAGTTCTGGAAAAAGGTTTTACAGTGATTAATACTGTTTTTTCTGAAAAAGAAATTGAAAGTATCATTCATACTATTGAAAATATGGATACTTCAAAAGATACTTTCAGGAAGTCTGGAGATCTTTTTGCGATAAGACAATTTTTAAAAGAAGCTCCTGAGTCTACAGAATTTATTTTCATTGACCACATTAAGAAAATTATAAAAGATATTTTTGGTGAAAAATACTTTATTGTAAAAAGTATTTATTTTGATAAGCCGGAGAAATCCAATTGGTACGTTGCTTATCACCAGGATTTAACTATTTCTGTAGATAAAAAAATAGATGTACCTGATTTCGGGCCGTGGACTACAAAGCAGAATCAATTTGCCGTACAACCACCATTAGATGTTCTTGAAAATATTTATACACTCAGAATTCATTTGGATGATACTGATGAAGAGAATGGGGCACTAAAAGTAGTTCCTACATCTCATGCTAAAGGAATCTATAGGCCAGAAACAATTGATTGGACAATAGAAAAAGAAGAAATCTGTAAAGTGGAAAAAGGAGGAATTATGATCATGAAACCTCTACTGCTTCATGGTTCAAACAGGACAACTAATGGAAAGAAAAGACGAGTAATTCATATTGAATTCTCCGATAGAGAGCTTCCGGAAGAATTACAGTGGTCAGAAAGAATGCATTTATCATAA